The DNA window ATCAAGCACATCGACGCTCCCGCCGGCTTCTACATCGTGTACGACGAGGGCCCGTCCACACCGACGCCTCTTGGGGAGGTCTCTGTTGCCCCCCCGTTCACTCGGCCCGAACAGACGACGCGTGGCCCGAACGATGAGGTGCCGGTCCCGACTCCGGCCCGGCGGTACGAGGCCAATCGCGCACTCTCGACGCTTCCCTCAGATTCAGTGGGCCGTATTGTGCCGACGCCGTCCTCGATCACCCGGCACTCCGGCTCGTTCTCCTTCGACGATCCCAGCATTCGATACGAAGAGGGACTTGCGTCCGAGGCGCAGCTCCTGGCGGATGGTCTGGCACGCGTATTCGACGAACGGCCCACGCTTTCGACCACCCTCGAGGATCCGTCAATCGTCCTTCGCCGAGCGGACGTTCGATCGCCCACGACAACCGAGGTTCACGACGAAGCTTATCGGCTCACGGTGGATGCCGAGGAAGGGATTGAGATCGTCGGCTCGCGCGACACTGGCGTCTTTTATGGCATCCAGAGCCTGCAGGCCTGGCTGCCCGTGACGGCCTACGAGCAGCCGTCGTCCGCCGTGTCGGTGCCCGCGGGGCAAATCACGGATGCGCCGCGCTTCGGCTACCGGGGCCTGCACCTCGACGTGTCGCGCAACTTCCAGTCGGCCGAGGCGGTGAAGCGCCTGCTGGACGTGATGGCCTCCTACAAGCTGAACACCTTTCACTTTCACCTGACCGACGATGAAGGCTGGCGCCTGGCCATCGACGGCCTGCCGGAGCTTACGGAGGTCGGCGGTCGGCGCGGCCATACGCTCACGGAGAAAAATCACCTCGTGCCGTCCTACGGCTCCGGCCCCAACCCGCGCCCGACAATGTCGCGCGGCAGTGGCTGGTACACTCAGGGCGAGTACCGCGAGATTCTCCGGTACGCCGATGCCCGTCACATCGAGGTGGTGCCCGAAATCGACATGCCTGGGCACGCCCGTGCAGCCATTCATGGCATGGAGGCACGTACCCGTCGACTGCTGGCTGCCGGCGACACGGCGGCCGCCCGGCGGTACCGCCTCCAGGACCCGGCGGATTCGTCCGAGTACGAATCGGTGCAGGGATGGGACGACAATGTGGTGAACGTGTGTCGCCCCTCCACCTACCGCTTTCTCGCTCATGTCGTGGATGAATTGCGGGCAATGCACGACGCGGCCGACGCGCCGCTCCGCACTGTGCACGTGGGGGGCGACGAAGTGCCCACGGGCGCCTGGACCGAATCGCCCATCTGTGATGAATACATTGCCGAAACGGCCGACGTCGACAGCCCGGAGGATCTCTTCGGGGACTTCTTTCGTCGGTTCCGCGACACGCTTGCTGCCCGCGAGCTCACCATGGGCGGATGGGAGGAAGTCGGCATGACAGAAGCCGGCGGCCACCAGGCTACCACCACGACCCCAAACATGGACCTCGTGGGTAAAGGCGTGCAGCCCTACGTCTGGAGCAACATCTGGGGCGGCGGCACGGAGGATCGGGCCTACCGGCTCGCAAATGCCGGATTCGACGTGGTGATGTCACAGGCCACCAACTTCTACTTCGACATGGCCTACAACAAACACCCCCGCGAGGACGGCTTCTACTGGTCCGGGTTCGTCGACATGGACGATCCGTTCGCCTTTGTGCCGTACGACCTCTACAAGAGTGCGGATCGCACCTCGATGGGACACCCAATCACTCCGGACTCCATGTTCACCGATCACGTGCGTCTCGCCGACTCGGCCCGGGCCAATATTGTGGGCTTGCAGGGCCAGCTCTGGGGAGAAACGCTGCGGAGCACCGACCGCATGGAGTACATGGCTGTGCCGCGCCTGCTGTCGCTCGCCGAGCGGGCCTGGGCTTCACAACCCGACTGGGCCACGCATGAGGACATTGAGCAGCTGCGGGCCCGCCGCGCTGAGGCCTGGAGCGCGTTTGCCAATCGCCTCGGCCAGCGTGAGTTGCCGCGCCTCAGCCTCCGGGATGCGGAGTGGACCTACCGCCTGCCGCCGCCCGGGGCTGTGATTGAGAACGGCATGCTGCACGCCAACGTGGCACTCCCGGGCCTTCCCATCCGATACACGACGGACGGCTCTCGTCCCACGCCCCGCTCGCCCCGCTATACGGAGCCGGTGTCGGTGCCGACCAACGCGACGGTTCGCCTCCGCACCTTCGACGGACAGGGACGTGGGAGCCGGACGATCTCGGTCTCTCCTTCTCCCTAACCCTCCGTGACACGGATAAAATACGGTAGAGAAGGCCCTGTCCGTCTATCGGGGCAGGGCCTTCTCATTTGGGGGTCCGTTTTTCTCACTGAGTGCCGATCCTGTTTCGTTCCCGCTCCTTCTCCCCATGCCCCGCACTCGTCCGTTTGTTTTGTCCCTCGTGCTTCTCCTGTGGGCAGTTGGCGCTGATGCCCAAACGCCCCCGAAGCACGAATTTCGGGGCGCCTGGGTTGCAACCGTTCTGAATTTGGACTGGCCGTCCTCGCAAACGGCGTCGACCGCCGCGAAGAAAGCGGAACTCACCCGTATGCTCGACAGCCTGAAGGCCCTCGGCATAAACGCCGTGCTTTTTCAGGTGCGGGCCGAGTCGGATGCCGTCTACGCCTCCCCGCTGGAGCCATGGTCATACTATCTCACGGGCACCCAGGGTCGTGCCCCCGAACCGTTCTTCGACCCGTTGCAGTTCGCGATCAACGAAGCTCACCGGCGGGGCATGGAGCTGCATGCCTGGTTCAACCCGTTCCGGGCGGCCCGCCCCGGCTCCGAATACGAACGCGCTCCTGGCCACGTGACGAACGAACACCCAGAGTGGCTCCTGCAATTCGACGATGGACTGCAAATTCTCAATCCGGGACGTCCGGAGGTGCGCGACTACGTGACGCGGGTCGTCATGGACGTGGTACGGCGCTATGACGTCGACGGCGTCCACTTCGACGACTACTTCTATCCGTACCCGCCCAACGAGATGGCCGCAGAGCTCCGTCGGTCGAAGGACCAGGAAACGTTCGCGCAATACCCGCGCGGGTTCACGGACATCGAAGACTGGCGACGCGACAACATCAACTCGTTCGTGACTCAGGTGCACGACAGCATTCAGGCAGTCAAACCGACCGCTGCGTTCGGCATCAGCCCCTTCGGCATCTGGAAGGACGGAGCTCCCGCTGGCATTTCCGGGCTCAGTGGGTACCATACCCTCTACGCCAACGCGCGGGCCTGGCTGAGGGATCGATCGGTCGACTATCTTGCGCCGCAGCTGTATTGGGGGTTCGGCGGCGAGCAGGACTACACGTCGCTCGCCCGGTGGTGGGGCTCTCAGGCGGCCGCGGAGAACCGGCACTTGTACCCTGGACTCGCCGCCTATCGGGCCGCGCCCTCGCAGAAGCACGTGCCGCGGCCCTTCAATGTCCGAGCGGCAGCCCGCCCCGGTGCGAAGGCGTACGGACCTACTGTCGTGCCCCAACAGGTTCGTCTCAATCAACGGCGGATCGACATTCAGGGCAGCATTTTATTCCGATCCGGCTTCCTCACCCGACGGTCCTTGCAGGGGCTTCCCGATTCTCTTCGCCGAACGCTGTATGCCCATCCGGCCCTGCCTCCGTCGTTCCCCTGGGAGGAAACGTCGCCTCCGCCGCCCCCAACCCAGGTCTCGTGGAGCTGGGATGGTCCTCGGAACCAGCGTCTCCGTCTACAGTGGACGTCGGCGTCCAGCGACTCGTCCCCGACGAATCGGTTCGCCGTCTACCGACTGCGCTCGAACAGCTCCCCAGCCCCGTCGACCCTCACCGACGACGCATCCCACCTGTTGGCGATTACCGGACGAACCACCGTTACGGATCGTCCGCGTCGGGCCGCCGCGCCGTACCACTATGCCGTGACCGCCGTGGGGCCGAATGCCGGAGAGAGTCCTCCGAGCGCGTCCGTGACCGCGTCCGGACGCGTCCCGCCAGCCGTTGATCGCTTTGCGATGACAGGCGCCGCGCCCAACCCATTCCGGAATCGCACCCGGATTCGAATGGCCCTCCCCACCGTCGCCGATGTCTCCGTCACTGTATACGACGTGCTGGGACGGCAGGTACTTCAGACCCGCGCCACACTCCCGCCCGGTCCCGAGCGCACCGTCGCCCTCGACGGGGCACGCCTCTCCGCCGGTGTGTACCTCTATCGTGTACGCGTGCAGCCCCGCAATGGAAAAAGACGTGTGCGAACCGGAAAGATGGTCCACCTGAAGTAGCCCTCCGCGCATTGCCGTACCCAGGCCTCGCCCCTTTTCATCCCGAACGCCCTTTCGACCTTCTGCTACTGTATCGCCCACCAAGCCAACCTCCATGCCCCACCCTACGCCGTCCGTCCGCTCCGGACTCGCATCCGCAGCCGTACTTCTGCTCTTGACCACCGGACTCCTCGCCGGTTGCGGAGGCACTGCCCCGACCACACACCCCGACGCTCCGGATGATTTTTCCCCTCCGCCCGTGCCCCGCGAGTTCCGGGCGGCCTGGATTGCAACGGTGGCCAACATCGACTGGCCCTCCGAACCGGGTCTTTCAACTCAAAAACAAAAAACGGAGTTGCGGCAGATGCTGGATGAGGCCGCGGCCCTCAACCTCAACGCCGTCATCTTCCAGGTGCGCCCCCATGCCGATGCCCTGTACAATTCCTCACACGAGCCGTGGTCCTTCTACCTGACGGGCCGGCAGGGCAAAGCACCGCAGCCGTACTACGATCCGCTCCAATTTGCGGTCCAAGAAGCGCACAAGCGCGGGCTGGAGCTGCATGCCTGGTTCAATCCCTACCGAGCGGGGCACCCGGCCGATACGTCCGATCTTGCGGCGGGCCACGTGTACAATCAACACCCCTCCTGG is part of the Salinibacter sp. 10B genome and encodes:
- a CDS encoding family 20 glycosylhydrolase, encoding MLSSYVRGISSLASLLLILGIWQPTHGQSAPPPSADRLAIEWGVESNLVDDGARFRSRLRLRNDGETALPASGWTLYFNFLRQIDSESITGNVEITRINGDFYRLSPGKNFTPLGPNAERTITFEAGGSAIKHIDAPAGFYIVYDEGPSTPTPLGEVSVAPPFTRPEQTTRGPNDEVPVPTPARRYEANRALSTLPSDSVGRIVPTPSSITRHSGSFSFDDPSIRYEEGLASEAQLLADGLARVFDERPTLSTTLEDPSIVLRRADVRSPTTTEVHDEAYRLTVDAEEGIEIVGSRDTGVFYGIQSLQAWLPVTAYEQPSSAVSVPAGQITDAPRFGYRGLHLDVSRNFQSAEAVKRLLDVMASYKLNTFHFHLTDDEGWRLAIDGLPELTEVGGRRGHTLTEKNHLVPSYGSGPNPRPTMSRGSGWYTQGEYREILRYADARHIEVVPEIDMPGHARAAIHGMEARTRRLLAAGDTAAARRYRLQDPADSSEYESVQGWDDNVVNVCRPSTYRFLAHVVDELRAMHDAADAPLRTVHVGGDEVPTGAWTESPICDEYIAETADVDSPEDLFGDFFRRFRDTLAARELTMGGWEEVGMTEAGGHQATTTTPNMDLVGKGVQPYVWSNIWGGGTEDRAYRLANAGFDVVMSQATNFYFDMAYNKHPREDGFYWSGFVDMDDPFAFVPYDLYKSADRTSMGHPITPDSMFTDHVRLADSARANIVGLQGQLWGETLRSTDRMEYMAVPRLLSLAERAWASQPDWATHEDIEQLRARRAEAWSAFANRLGQRELPRLSLRDAEWTYRLPPPGAVIENGMLHANVALPGLPIRYTTDGSRPTPRSPRYTEPVSVPTNATVRLRTFDGQGRGSRTISVSPSP
- a CDS encoding family 10 glycosylhydrolase, which translates into the protein MPRTRPFVLSLVLLLWAVGADAQTPPKHEFRGAWVATVLNLDWPSSQTASTAAKKAELTRMLDSLKALGINAVLFQVRAESDAVYASPLEPWSYYLTGTQGRAPEPFFDPLQFAINEAHRRGMELHAWFNPFRAARPGSEYERAPGHVTNEHPEWLLQFDDGLQILNPGRPEVRDYVTRVVMDVVRRYDVDGVHFDDYFYPYPPNEMAAELRRSKDQETFAQYPRGFTDIEDWRRDNINSFVTQVHDSIQAVKPTAAFGISPFGIWKDGAPAGISGLSGYHTLYANARAWLRDRSVDYLAPQLYWGFGGEQDYTSLARWWGSQAAAENRHLYPGLAAYRAAPSQKHVPRPFNVRAAARPGAKAYGPTVVPQQVRLNQRRIDIQGSILFRSGFLTRRSLQGLPDSLRRTLYAHPALPPSFPWEETSPPPPPTQVSWSWDGPRNQRLRLQWTSASSDSSPTNRFAVYRLRSNSSPAPSTLTDDASHLLAITGRTTVTDRPRRAAAPYHYAVTAVGPNAGESPPSASVTASGRVPPAVDRFAMTGAAPNPFRNRTRIRMALPTVADVSVTVYDVLGRQVLQTRATLPPGPERTVALDGARLSAGVYLYRVRVQPRNGKRRVRTGKMVHLK